A window of Rhodoligotrophos appendicifer genomic DNA:
TAGAGTTCAGCCTCGAAATCGATGACATGGACGACCTCCTTGCCGGTCGTCCGCTGGATCTCCGCGACTTCCGGCATGTCCTCGGTGAGCACATACATATGCTCCATGGCGAGCACCGGGAGCTCGATTCCCACCATGCGTCCGACCTCGCGCGCCCACAGCCCACCGGCATTCACCACATGGTCGGCGCGGATCGTTCCCTGGGTGGTGACCACGTCCCAATGGCCCTCGGGGGTGGGCACGAGTTCGGTCACGCGAGTCTGGCGATAGATTTCGGCACCGCCGATCCGTGCCGACTTCGCATAGGCATGGGTGGTGCCGGAGGGGTCGAGATGGCCCTCCACCGGATCCCACATGGCGCCGACATAATAGCGCTCATCCAGCATCGGCAGGAGTTGCTTGGCGTCCGCCGGCGAGATGAGCTCCGTCTCCATGCCCAGATAGCGGCCGCGGGCATGGGCCATCTTGAGCCATTCCATGCGCGCCGGCGTACCCGCGAGCTGCAGGCCACCGGTCAGATGGAGCCCGCAGGACTGGCCGGAGATCTCCTCGATCTCCTTGTAGAGCTTGACGGTATAGGCCTGCAGCTTGGCGACGTTGGGATCGCCATTGAGCGTGTGGAAACCGCCAGCCGCATGCCAGGTTGAACCGGAGGTCAGCTCCTCGCGCTCCACCAGGACGACGTCGCGCCACCCCTTCTTGGTGAGGTGATAGAGCACCGAGCAACCGACGACGCCGCCGCCGATGACGACGACCTGGGCATGTGACTTCATCCGAGAACTCCCGACCTGGATGGAGGAATTGGTAGCAGCCCGCAGTCTTCGGCGCATGAGTGAAAACGACCGGCAAAGGTCGTGATTGAACCGGACACGTCAGGCGGCAACGGGTGCCCGGCGGAAGCCGGCGATCTGATGCATCAGCACCGGCGCGATCAGGGCCGCACCGGCCAGGGTGGAATAAAGCTCCGGCGCCACGAGCAGAAGCGAGGCGATGGCGAGCAGGGCGCGCTCCCAGGCTTTCGTCCTGACCAGCATGAAGCCCGAAAAGGCTGCGCCCAGGCAGGTGATGCCGATCGCGCAGCCGGCGAAGGCGAGCACGAAATCCGGCCAGGTAAAGCCCTTTGCCACCAGCAGCAGGGACGGCGAGAAGACGAAGACGAAGGGCACCAGCACCTTGCCCAGGCCGAGCCGGAAGGCGATGTTGCCGGTCTTAAACGGATCCGCCCCCGCCATCCCCGCGGCGGCATAGGCCGCGAGCGCCACGGGTGGCGTGATGTCGGCGAGCACCCCGTAATAGAACACGAAGAAATGGGCGACGATCGGCTCGATGCCCAGCAGGCCGAGGGCCGGCGCGGCGATGGTCGCCATGATGATGTAATTGGCCGTCGTCGGAATGCCGCAGCCCATGAGGATGCAGACGATGCCGGTCATGATCAGCGTGAACAGCAAGGTCAATGCGCTGATGCTGAGCCATCCGCCCGGCATGGCGGTTCCGATCCACTGCGCCATGTCGCCGGCCGTGCTGGTGACGATATAGGAGATCTTGAAGCCGACCCCGGTCAACGTCACGACACCGACGATGATGCCCACGGTGGCGGCCGCGGCCCCGACGGCGAGGGCATATTTCGCACCATCGCGCAGGCCCGCGAAGATTTCGGGAATCGACAGCCGGTTGCGCGGATTGAGCAGGCCGACGGCGATGCACAGGGTGATCCCCCAGAAGGCCGCGAGATAGGGCGTATAGCCCGAGAGCAGGATGCCCACCAGGACCACGAGCGGGATGATGGTTGGCCAATCGCGCTTGAGCGCGGCCTTGACGTCGGGCATCTCGTCCGGCCTGAGCCCGCGGAGACCGTTGCGCTTGGCCTCGAAATGCACCTGCATCAACACGCCGAAGAAATGCATGAAGGCGGGCACGATGGCCGCCAGGATGATCGTGGTATAGGGCAGGCCCAGGAATTCGATCATCAGGAAGGCTGCAGCCCCCATGATCGGCGGGGTGATCTGCCCCCCGGTCGAGGCCGCCGCTTCGACGGCCGCAGCGAAGGGGCGCTTGTAGCCGAGTTTGATCATCGCCGGGATGGTCAGCGAGCCGACGGTCACCGTATTCGCGACCGAAGAACCGGAGATCATGCCGAACAGGGCGGAGCCGAAGATCGAAATCTTGGCGGGCCCCCCCGCATAGCGTCCCGCCACCCAGGCGGCGCAGTCGAGAAACAGCTGTCCCAGTCCGATGCGGGTGGCAAACACGCCGAACAGCACGAAGTGGAAGACATAGGTGGCCACCACGCCGAGCGCGATGCCGTAGATGCCTTGGGTGGTCAGGTAAAGATGGTCGATCAGCTGCGATAGGCTGGCGCCGGGATGGAGCAGAATGCCCGGCATATGTGTGCCGAAGATCGCATAGGTCATGAAGATCACGGCGATGATCGGCAGCGGCCAGCCGACCGAGCGACGCGTGGCCTCCAGCAGGAGCAGGATCAGCGCGCCGCCGAAGACCACATCCGCAGTGGTCGGATTGCCGACCCGGAAGGCGAGCTCGTCCAGCGGGATGAGCGGCACATGCATGACCGACATGACGGCCCAGAGCGCCAGCAGCCAGTCGAGCACGGTGATGCCGAAGGGGCGGTACCAGCGCGACGTCGCCGGCTCGTGATAACCGCGCTTCGAGAAGGGAAAGACCAGGAAGACGAGGGCCAGCACGAAGGAGAGATGGATGCCCCTGTGCAGCATCTCCGGCAGCAGGCCGAAGCCTGCCGTGTAGTAATGGAACACCGACAGGATGACGAGCAGGCCGCCGACCAGCAGGCCGGGGAAGCGGGAGAGGGGCCGAAAGCGGATCTCGGAATCGAATTTCTCCTCGAGCTCACGGGCTTTCGCCTCATCGAGCTCGAGGGGATCGAGATGGACCTGGTCCTGCTGCGGGTCGGTCATGGAAGCGCCAGGATCGAGGTTTGCCTTATTTCAGGACGCCGGCTTCCTTGTAGAATTTCTCCGCACCCGGATGCAGCGGGATACCCAGGCTTGTCGTGGCGTTCTGCAGCGTGATCATCTTGCCCTTGGCATGGCCTGCATCGAGCGATTTGCGCGTGGCATCACTCCACAGCACCTTGGTGATGTCATAGACCAGCTGCTCCGGCTGCTTCGCGCTCGTCACCCACTGCGCCGCCACTGCGATGGTCGGTGTCGCGCCGACGCCATTATAGACGTCAGCCGGCACCGTATCCTTCGAGAAGAAGCCGTTCTCGGCGATGAGCTTGTCGACCTCGGGTCCGGTGATCGGCACCAGGGTGATGCCGCTCGACGTGGCGAGTTCGGAAATCGCGCCGGTCGGATAGCCACCCACGAAGAAATAGGCATCCAGCGCACCGTCGCGCAGGCGATCGCCGGCGGGTCCCGGCTTCAGATATTCGGGTGAGATGTCCTTTTCGGTGATCCCATAGGCGGCCAGCACCAGCCGGGCGTCCACGATGGTGCCGGAGCCCGGCTCGTCGATGGACACGCGCTTGCCCTTGAGGTCGGCGACGGATTTGATGCCGGCATCTTTGCGCGCGACGATGTGGATGGTCTCGGGATAGAGCGTGGCGATGAGTCGGAGGTCCTCGACCTTCGGCTTGCCCTCATAGAGGCCGGTGCCATTATAGGCCCAGGTCGCCACGTCCGACTGAGTGAAGCCGGATTCGGCCGAACCCGCCTGGATCGCGTTGATATTGGCGACCGATCCGTTCGACGCGACCGCAGTGGCGACGAGACCCGGCACGCCGGTGCCGCTGGTGGCGGAGATGGCATTGGCGATGAGGCCGCCGATGGGATAATAGGTCCCGGCCGTACCGCCGGTGCCGATGCGGAAGAACGCCGGCGTCTGTGCGGCGACGAAGCTTGCACCCATGACAGCGGCCACAACGGCCGCGCCGATGACGGCGCGCGATGTTTTGATGAGGTTCATAGCCTTCCCTTTTCTTCTTGGATTGAACCGCAACAATGGCGGCTAAACCCCCGATTGTCGACAGTGGATTGTCGTTTTGAGCTCCGCGGATGGTAGTGGTTGACAAATGAGCCGGCCCTTGAGCGTCACACCGGGGCGTCCTCGCCCGCAACGGCTTCCCCCGCCACAAGTTCGCCCGCCCGCTTCTTCCAGGTATCGGCTTGGGTGCGTCGCTTGAGGCCGAGCGCACTCTTGACCCTCTGGATGTCGTCTTCCGACCAGCGGGCGATGGAGGCGATGTCGTAGACGCCGATGGCATGCAGGAGCTTCTGGCGCTCCTCGTCGATGCCCTTGATGCGGGTAAGATCGTCTCGGTCCTCCAGCGCCGGCGTGCCGGCCGCCGGGCCCTCGTCGATCCGGGCCCCCTCGAAGATCCCGGTGTCTTCGGCTGCCGGGCCGTCGAGTTCGGTGGCGCGGGCCTCCGTGGGCATCTGGCCCGCGACGGCGGCTTCCGTGGCGACCTCCGACCTCGACGGGGGTGCCGACTGGTGATGTCCTGCAGGGTCACCGTCGAGAAGGGGCTCCGCTCGCTCCGCGACCGGAGTCGTCGGACGAGGCGGCGTTTGGATCTCTGGGAAGCGGGCGACCTCCGCCTCGGCCGGCTTGGATCGAGGCGCCCCGATGGCGATCACCGGTTCCATCGCGCGCAATTCCTCATCGGGGAGATGGCACAGGATGGTGTGGCCAAGCGCCAGTTCCTTGCGGGGCGGTGCCTTGGTTTCGCAGATCGCGCCGATCTTGCGCGGGCAGCGGGTCTGGAACGGGCAGCCCGGCGGAGGGTTCATCGGGCTCGGCAACTCGCCCGACAGCACGATATGCTTCTTGGTGATCGAGGTATCCGCAATCGGCACGGCCGACAACAGGGCTTCGGTATAGGGATGATAGGGCGGATTGAACACCTGATCCGTCGTCCCCTGCTCCATGATCTGGCCGAGATACATCACGACGACGCGGTCGGCCAGATAGCGGACGACCGAGAGATCATGGCTGATGAACAGCATGGTGGTGCGCTTTTCACGCTGGATCTCGGTCAGAAGCCCGGTGATAGCCGCCTGGACCGAGACGTCGAGGGCGGAGACCGGCTCGTCCGCCACCACAACGGCAGCATCGCCGCCAAAGGCCCGCGCGATCCCTACGCGCTGCTTCTGTCCGCCCGAGAGCTGGCGCGGCTTGCGGAAGGCGAAGTCGCGCGGCAGCTTGACCATATCGAGCATCTGGAACATCTGCCGGCGGACATCCGCCTTCGTCTTGGCCACGCCGAATTTCTTGATGACGCGAGAAATCTGGCTGCCGATCGTATGGCTGGGATTGAGGGTCTCGAACGGGTTCTGGAAAACGATCTGCAGATCGCCGATGAGCTTCGGCGAGCGCTTTTCCACGGGGAGATTGGCGATGTCCTTGCCATGCAGCAGAATGCGTCCGCTGGTGGCCTCTTCGAGTCCCATCAGCACTTTGGCGAAGGTGGTCTTGCCGCAGCCGGACTCACCCACGATCGCCACCGTCTCCGCTTCGCGCGCCTCGAAGCTGATCCTTTCATTGGCTTTCACATAGCGCTTGCGGCGGCCGGTGAGCAGTGCCCGCAGGGAATTGTCGCGGATCTCGTAATGCTTCGTCATGTTCTGCACTTCGAGGACCGTGTCGCCGATGCGCATCGGGTCGTTGCGGACGGCGATGGGGGCCTCCGCATGCCAGTCGATTTCACGATAGCGTACGCAGCGCACGCCGTGGCTGTCCTCATGCGCCACCGGTTCCATGGGGATCAGCTGGGCATCGCATCGTCCCGCTTGGAAGAAATCGCAGCGCGGGCCGAAATAGCATCCCTTGGGCCGCTCATGCGGCAGAGGGAGCTGGCCGCGGATCGGCACCAGCGGCCGGGCGTAACGGTCCGTGCCGGGCAGCGGGATCGAGTTGAAGAGGCCCCTTGTATAGGGATGGCGCATTTGGTCGAACACTTGAGAGACGGTGCCTTGTTCGACGGCTTGGCCGGAATACATCACCGTGACCCGGTCGCAGGTCTCGAGGATCAGCCCGAGATTATGCGAGATATAGACCATGGATGTGCCGAATTCCCGGGCGATCTCCTTGATCAGCTCCACGATCCCCGCTTCCACGGTGACGTCGAGGGCGGTGGTCGGCTCGTCCAGCAACAGAAGCTTCGGTCGCGACAGCAGCGCCATGGCGATCAGCACGCGCTGCTGCTGGCCGCCCGACAACTGATGCGGAAAGGATGACAGGATCCGACCGGCATCGGGCAGGCGCACGGCATCCAGCATGGATGTGGCGCGCAGGCGCGCATCTGCTTCCGTGAGACCCTCGTGGTAGATCAACACCTCGGTCAGCTGTTCGCTGACCCTGAGCGAGGGATTGAGCGAGGCCATGGGCTCCTGATAGACCATGGAGATGTCCTTGCCGCGGACCTGCTGCAGCTCGGCTTCCGACATCAGGCGCATGTCCCGGCCCTGGAACAGGATTTCACCGCCGGTGATGGCCCCGTTGCGGCCCATGTAATTCATGATGGCCAGCGCCACCGTGGACTTTCCGCAGCCGGATTCCCCGACGATGCCGACGGCCTCACCCGGCATGACCTGCAGGTTGAAGTCGATCACGGCGGGGATCTGCCCGGCGCGGGTGGTGTAGGAAATGGAAACGTCGCGGCAGTCGAGGACGGGAACGATCTCGGGGCTGGGCGGGGCCGAAAGCCTGGGTTCGATTGCCGTGACTGCCATGCCTGTCTTTCCTGATTCAGCCGGCCGAGCCGGGATCAATCTCGCAGCGAAATTTCGCGCAAGCCGTCCGCCAGTAGATTGAGCCCGAGAATGAGCGAGGAGATCGCCAGCGCCGGCCAGATCATCGCATTGGCGCCGAACTGGCCCATCGGCTGAGCCTCGCGGATCATCTTGCCCCAGTCGGGATCCGGCGGGGGCAGGCCGAGGCCGAGATAGCCCAGGAGGGCGATGGTGATGGTCACATAGCCGAGACGCAGACAGCCATCGACGATCAGCGGCCCCCGGGCATTGGGCAGGAGCTCAACGAGCATGATGTAGGCGGCGGACTCCCCGCGCACCTGGGCCGCGGCGACATAGTCGCGCGTCTTCAGGTCCAGGATGAGCCCGCGCACGATGCGCGCGACTTGCGGTGCCGTCCCGAAGGTGACGGCGACGACGATGATGATGCCGGAGACGGCCTTGGAATCGAGCCCGATCGTGTTGGCGAGAAAGGACCCCAGCGCCGAGGTGGCGCCGAAATTGGTGAGAATGACGAGATAGAGGACCATGAGCGGAAAGGACAGCAGGACATTGGCGAGGAACGAGATGATCTCGTCCCACCATCCGCCGAGATAGCCGGCGACGACGCCCAGTCCCATGCCGACGGTATAGGCGACGATCGTGGCCAGGCTCGCCCAGAACAGCACCAGTCGTGAGCCCCAGATGACACGCGAGAGGATGTCGCGGCCGCGATCATCGGTGCCGAGCCAGAAGGTCGAGCCATCGGGTGCCTGGGCCATCATCTTCTGCAAGGGGATGGAGATCTTCAAGGGGTCCGCGATGGGCAGATAGGGTGCAGCGATGGCCATCACGATCCAGAACAGCACCAGAAAAGCGCCCAGCATGCCGATCTTGCTTTCGCGCAACAGGAACAGGGCACGGAAGAAGCGGCGGATGACCCCGGGCGCTGAAGGAAACTGTCCGACCGTCTGGTCTACCATTGAGATCCTCTACGGTTAGGCAAAACGGATGCGGGGATTGAGCAGGGTATAGCCGATATCGGAGATGAACTGAGAGCTGACGGCCACCATGACGGCGACCATGGTGCAGGCTTCGATGACATAGATGTCGTTGAACAGGGCGGCATCGTAGAGGAGTTTTCCGAAGCCGCGATAGGAGAAGAAGACTTCGGTGACGATGACCCCCGAGAGGAGGTAGTTCAGCTGCAGCACCATGACCGTGAAGGGCGCGATCAGGGCGTTGCGCAGGGCATGCCGCATGACCACCCGCTTGCGCGGCAGGCCCTTGAGGACCGCGGTCCGCACATATTGCGAGGTCATGACCTCCGCCATGGAGGCCCGCGTCATGCGGGTGTAATAGCCGAAATTATAGAGGACCAGCACCGCGACCGGCAGCACCAGCTCCTGGAGCGCGATGCCGCTGTTGAAGGGTGAGGTGCCCGGCAGCCAGTTCAGCCAGAACACGAAGATCGCCACCAGCAGCGTGGCGGAGGCGAATTCCGGCACCGAGGTGGTGAGCACCGAGACCACGGTGATGGTGCGGTCCTGAATGCTCCCCTCGGCAATCCCCGACAGGATGCCGAGCGCCAGGGCAAGCGAGACCGTGATGATGAAGACGATGCCGCCGAGAAGCGCGGTATTGAGCAGTCGAGGCAGCAGCAGCTCGCTGACCGGCGCCTGGAACTGCAGGGAATTGCCCCAATTTCCGGTGATGAATTTCCACAGCCACTCGAAATACCGCTCCAGGAACGGTGCGTTATAGCCATTGTTCTCGAGCCAGAGGAGACGCTGTTCCATGGTGGAGAACGTCCCCAGCACCTTGGTGGCGACATTGACCTTGTCGGCCTCGAAGATCAGGAACAGCAGAAACGAGATGACCAGCATGATCAGGATCATGGAGGTCAGACGTTTGCCAAGCAGAGCCAGCATCAGACGACCCCTCTGTCAGCCGGGCTGAGAAGGGAGCGCGAGGCTCCGAAGGATCCTTCGTCCCGCTGCCGCGAGCCGTGACCTATAGCCGTCCCTGACGTCCGAGGCGTTGGTCTCCGGACGGTGTTTGATCCCCTCATGACCCCCCATGCGTTCGATCGCGACGATCGAGCACTATCGGTTGCTCGTCCTGCGGGCTCTGCGGCCACTTGTTTAGAACGATGATAGCCTGCTTGGGCTCAAACGCAAGACAAGGGAAGGTGTTAGCGTCTCTTCCGGGAGGCGGGCGAGGCGGGGGGACGACCTCACAGCGCGTCTCTGTCCCGCCTGCAGAACCCGTAATTCCACCGCTTAGCCGCCCTTCAGCGGGTGCGGGACGCTTTCCTTGGGTGTGAACAGAAATCGCTGTGCCAGCCTGAGGTAACCGACCATGTGATAACGGCCGTTCTGCTCCAGCAGCCGTTCCCGGCTGCTCTGGTAGAAGGCCGGCAACTGGTACCAGGCAAGCCGCGGATTGTCGTGATGGGCCGCATGGAGATTGTTGTTGAGGAACAACAGACCGAGGATGGGATTGGTCTCGATCACGGCACTGCGCGCCTTGGCGTGGTGATCGGCGCGATGCTCGGCAAAGGAGCGCAGGAGGGAGAGCGAGGTACCGGGATAGGCGAAGATCAGCACATAGGTCCAGAAGCTCATCCCGCACACGCCCATGACCCAGAACAGGGTGACCGAGACTGACCCCGCATGCAGCACCCATGCCCCGAGGATGCCGCGATCATTGGCAAAGCCCCGGCGGATCTCGTGCCAGACGAACAGCGACAGGGCGACCAGGGGCCCGATGGTCAGCCGGCCGGCCAGGCTGTTGTTGATCTTGAGAACATTCTTCACCGCGGCGGGCAGCGCGGCCCAGGTCGCAGGCTCCAGATACCAGGATTCGGGATCGTCGATGGGATCGGTGAGGTAATCATCGTTGTGATGCATGAGATGGGTGCGGCGGTAGCGACGAAACGGCACCCAGAGGCTGAGCGAGGGAAAGACGAGGGCTTCGTTGAGGATTGCGTGCCGTGTCGGATGCCCGTGAATGACCTCGTGCTGCAGTGAGCCGTAAAGGCAGACCACGCAGGCGCCCGCCGGAATCAGCAGCCAGAGGGGCAGGGCATCGCCAAAATAGGTGAGCGCACCGAAGGCCAGGTAGCAGGCGACGAGCAGCGAGGCCGTGGGCCATTCGACGGCGTGCAGCCGCGCGCCGCGCAGACGATGCGCAGTCATTCAAAATCCTATCCATGTGATTCTCCTGCACAGAGCTTAAGCGCTGGGTGCGCGACGCCACAGTTGATACAGCGAGGCTTTTGCTGATAGTTTGCGGCGGATCCGTATAATTGATGATGATTGTCACCAAATGCCGAAAACGCGTAAGCGCGAAACCGTTGAGGTCTTTCGCCATAGGCTGGCCGAACTCATCTCCCGATCCGGGCTGACCCGGGCGAAATTTGCCGAGAAGGCAGGCTTGGATCGCTCGACGCTGTCGCTGCTCCTGGGTCAGTCGGCGGTCCGGTTGCCCCGCACCGAAACCATCGCGAAGATCGCAGCCCAGCATAACAGCTCCGTCGACTGGCTGCTCGGGCTCGCCCAGCAGGACAAGGTCGCCACCGACATCGTCCCCCAGCTCGAGATCGAGACGGCGGCCGGCAGCCCCGTCGATATTCGGCTGCAGCGCTGGCGCGAGGAGGCGACCGGGTTCAAGATCCGCTATGTCCCGACGACCTTGCCGGATCTGCTGAAGAGCGACGAAGTCATCGATTACGAATACGCCGCCCGCACCGGACCGCGTCCGGCCCTGCGGCAGGAGGCGGCGCAGTCCAGCCTCGAATATACCCGCAAGCCCGAGACCGACATGGAGGTCTGCAGCTCGTTCCAGTCGATCGTCGGCTTCGCCCGCGGCGAGGGCGTCTGGAGCGACCTCGACCGTCGCGCCCGCATCGCCCAGATCGACCGCATGGCGCGGCTGACGGAGGAGCTCTATCCGACCTTCCGCTGGTTCCTCTTCGACGGTCTGGAGCAATATTCCAGCTCCTACACCGTCTTCGGACCGAAACGTGCCGCCATCTACATCGGCGAGATGTACTTCGTCTTCACCTCCACCCAGCATATTCGCGAGCTGACCCGGCATTTTGACGATTTGATCCGCCATGCCAGGATCCAGCCCCATGACTGTGCGCGCTATCTGAGAGAGCTCCGGGGTGAAGTGCGATGATTGCCAGCCTGCCCATGTATGACTGGCCCGAGATGCGGGCCGCAACCGATGCCTGGTGGGCGGGTCTGTCTCGCAGCCTAGGACGCGAGGGTGTCACCGACCGCCCCGATGCCCTGCTGCGGGAGGGGGATTTCAAGCAGCCGTGGAGCCGCCCGGATCTCCTGCTGAGCCAGACCTGCGGCTTTCCGCTCGTCGAGAGCTTCGCCCCCAATCTCTCGATCCTGGGCTCGCCCGCTTATGCCGCCAAGGGCTGCGACGGACCCACCTATTGCAGCATGATCATTGCCTGCAATTCGGTGGCGCCCGTATCCTTCAGGGGCAAGGTGGCAGCCATCAACGGCACCGACTCCCTCTCCGGCTACCTCGCCTTGGGGGCGTTTTTCAGTGGCGTGGCCGAAGCCGGTGAAGTGTTCTTCGGACGCGTCGAGGTCACGGGCGGACATGTGGCCTCCATGGCCGCCGTGAGAGCAGGGCGTGCCGATGTGGCAGCGATCGACTGTGTGAGCTTCGCGCTTGCACAGCGTTATCGGCCGGATCTGGTCGACGGTTTGACGATCATCGGTGAGAGCCCATCGGCGCCGAGCCTGCCCTATGTCACCGCCTCGGCTCATGATCGGGACGTGCGGGCGCGGATCGAAGCCGGAGTGCGAAGGGCCTTTGACGATGTCGACCTCGGCGCCGTTCGCGAGGCGCTGTTGTTGGACAAGATCTGTCTCCTGCCGCCTGACAGCTACGATCGGGAGGTTCAGCGGCTGAAGGCGGCCGCCGAAAAAATCAAATGGCCCTCTTGAACGGCTGTGTATAAGATTGTACATTCAGTCCGAATTTGGACTGGATGGATCATGATGCACGCAGAGGCGACGAGTTCCGCCCTCAATTTCGTCGACGGTCCCGATCTTGGATCGCGCCGTCAACGGGAAGCCCTGTCGGGTCCGGCCGTACGGCTGTTCCTGCGCCTCGCCGACGTCTGGCAATTGCCGGTGAATGACAGGCTCATCCTCCTCGGCGGCATCGCGCGCCAGACCTATCACAATTGGCAGGGCGGCAAGGCCTCGGCGCTGTCGCGCGACCAGCTGGAGCGCATCTCGCTCATTCTCGGAATTCACAAGGGGCTGAAGCTGGTTTTCGTCGAGGACGCCGGGGCGATGCGCTGGCTGAAGAGCGCCAATCGTGACATGCCCTTCGGCGGCCGCTCACCGCTTGCCCACATGCTCAATGGCGCCATGGATGATCTCTATGCGGTGCGCCGCTATCTCGATGCATGGCGCGGTGTGAAATGAGCAGTGAGGCTTCTGACGCGAGGGTGACTGGCCGCAGCCATCGCCTGATCGCCAGCCGCTTCCCGACGGTCGGCGTCTTCGACGATATCGCCACGGATGCGGAAGAGCTGAAGGCGGCCTTCCTGCTGGAGGCGGCAACGAACGACCGGATGACGACTTTGGTCCGCCGCATCACGCTGTTTTCCCCCGGTGACATCCCCCACGGACCGACGGCCAGCCTGGTCATGGCGGCCTTCCTCCACGCCGATGAGAGGGGCGGCCGCTTCACCGACGGCCGGCTCGGCGGCTGGTATGCCGCCCTGGAGCTCGAAACGGCTTTGGCGGAGACAATCCACCACGCCACCCGCCGGCTGAGCCTGTCCGACGGTGGCTTTCCCAACACGATCGAGATGCGGGAGCTGATCGCCGACATCGATGCCGATCTCATCGACCTCAGAGGTCAGCGGGAGACGCGACGGGATCTCTACGACCCCGACCATTACCAAGCCTCCCAGGCCTTTGCAGCCCTCAGCCGCTGGCCGGCGAGCGGGCGCGGCGCGAACGGGATCGTCTATGACAGCGTCCGCCGCGAGGAAGGCACCTGCGTCTGCCTCTTCCGGCCGTCCCTGGTGCCCTTGCCTGTGATCCAGGGAGATCATTTCCGCTACAGCTGGGATGCCGCGGGTGAGATCCGCGTGTCCAAGATCAGCAGTGTGGACTTCGCCTTCAGCGCTTGACGTGGAGCCGCTCGAGCACGCGCTCACGGCCGATCAGGGGCAGGAGGCCGGCAAGCTCCGGCCCATGCTCGAGCCCCGTCAGCGCCTGGCGCAGGGGCATGAACAAGGCCTTGCCCTTGCGCCCCGTGGCCTCCTTCACGGCCCCTGTCCATTCCCGCCAGGTCTCGACCGTCCACGGCTCGCTGGGCAGGGACCGCACGGCTGCGGCCACGAAATCTTGGTCCTCGATTACCGCCGTTACGGGACCGGTGACCACGTCCCACCAAAGGCGGACATCGGCCAATGTCTCGACGTTTCCGCGCACCGCCTCCCAGAACTCGGGTCCCCCGGAGACGCCCATCTCTGCAAGCCGAGCCGCCACCGCCTCGAAGGGCAGGCTATGCAGCAGCTTGGCATTCAGCGCCCG
This region includes:
- a CDS encoding fatty acid desaturase; protein product: MTAHRLRGARLHAVEWPTASLLVACYLAFGALTYFGDALPLWLLIPAGACVVCLYGSLQHEVIHGHPTRHAILNEALVFPSLSLWVPFRRYRRTHLMHHNDDYLTDPIDDPESWYLEPATWAALPAAVKNVLKINNSLAGRLTIGPLVALSLFVWHEIRRGFANDRGILGAWVLHAGSVSVTLFWVMGVCGMSFWTYVLIFAYPGTSLSLLRSFAEHRADHHAKARSAVIETNPILGLLFLNNNLHAAHHDNPRLAWYQLPAFYQSSRERLLEQNGRYHMVGYLRLAQRFLFTPKESVPHPLKGG
- a CDS encoding helix-turn-helix domain-containing protein, with product MPKTRKRETVEVFRHRLAELISRSGLTRAKFAEKAGLDRSTLSLLLGQSAVRLPRTETIAKIAAQHNSSVDWLLGLAQQDKVATDIVPQLEIETAAGSPVDIRLQRWREEATGFKIRYVPTTLPDLLKSDEVIDYEYAARTGPRPALRQEAAQSSLEYTRKPETDMEVCSSFQSIVGFARGEGVWSDLDRRARIAQIDRMARLTEELYPTFRWFLFDGLEQYSSSYTVFGPKRAAIYIGEMYFVFTSTQHIRELTRHFDDLIRHARIQPHDCARYLRELRGEVR
- a CDS encoding phosphate/phosphite/phosphonate ABC transporter substrate-binding protein; translation: MIASLPMYDWPEMRAATDAWWAGLSRSLGREGVTDRPDALLREGDFKQPWSRPDLLLSQTCGFPLVESFAPNLSILGSPAYAAKGCDGPTYCSMIIACNSVAPVSFRGKVAAINGTDSLSGYLALGAFFSGVAEAGEVFFGRVEVTGGHVASMAAVRAGRADVAAIDCVSFALAQRYRPDLVDGLTIIGESPSAPSLPYVTASAHDRDVRARIEAGVRRAFDDVDLGAVREALLLDKICLLPPDSYDREVQRLKAAAEKIKWPS
- a CDS encoding MbcA/ParS/Xre antitoxin family protein, with amino-acid sequence MMHAEATSSALNFVDGPDLGSRRQREALSGPAVRLFLRLADVWQLPVNDRLILLGGIARQTYHNWQGGKASALSRDQLERISLILGIHKGLKLVFVEDAGAMRWLKSANRDMPFGGRSPLAHMLNGAMDDLYAVRRYLDAWRGVK
- a CDS encoding RES family NAD+ phosphorylase; amino-acid sequence: MSSEASDARVTGRSHRLIASRFPTVGVFDDIATDAEELKAAFLLEAATNDRMTTLVRRITLFSPGDIPHGPTASLVMAAFLHADERGGRFTDGRLGGWYAALELETALAETIHHATRRLSLSDGGFPNTIEMRELIADIDADLIDLRGQRETRRDLYDPDHYQASQAFAALSRWPASGRGANGIVYDSVRREEGTCVCLFRPSLVPLPVIQGDHFRYSWDAAGEIRVSKISSVDFAFSA